Genomic DNA from Jejubacter calystegiae:
CGAGTCGGGTTTTCGTGGTCTGATTCATCGCGCAGATCGTCCACCATCGGCAGCTTTTTGGCGCGCATCTGGCTGGCAATCTGCTCCAGTACCCGGGCGCCGGAAACCTGGTGCGGCAGCGCGTTAATGACTACCGCGCCGTCTTCTTTGCTCCACACCGCGCGCATACGCACCGAGCCACGGCCGGTCTGGTAGATTTTGCGGATGTCGGCACGCGAGGTGATGATTTCTGCCTCGGTAGGATAGTCCGGCCCCTGGATGATATCCAGTAGCTGATCGAGCGTGGTTTTCGGCTGCTCAATAAGCGTAATGGCTGCCTGCGCTACCTCTTTCAGGTTGTGGGGCGGGATATCGGTCGCCATCCCCACCGCAATACCGGTGGTGCCGTTCAGCAGAATATTGGGCAGACGCGCTGGTAGCATCTTCGGTTCGCGCATCGTGCCGTCGAAGTTGGGCACGAAATCCACCGTCCCCTGTCCCAGCTCGCCCAGTAGCACTTCCGCGTACTTAGAGAGTCGCGATTCGGTATAACGCATCGCCGCAAAGGATTTGGGATCGTCCGGCGCCCCCCAGTTCCCCTGGCCGTCCACCAGCGGGTAGCGGTAGGAGAAAGGCTGCGCCATCAGCACCATGGCTTCATAGCAGGCGCTATCGCCGTGGGGATGATATTTACCCAGCACGTCACCCACGGTGCGCGCCGACTTTTTGAATTTCGCGCTGGCGCTCAACCCCAGTTCCGACATGGCATAGACGATACGGCGCTGTACCGGCTTAAGGCCATCGCCGATGAACGGCAGCGCACGGTCCATGATGACGTACATGGAGTAGTTCAGATAGGCGTTTTCCGTGAATTCATGCAGGGCAAGACGCTCTGCGCCATCATGAGTCAGATCGCTCATTAATAATCCTCAGACTGGCTTTCCATGAGTGAAGCGGGACAATGGCGGTGATAATACAGTATCTCGCGCTCAGGGTCACAAGGAAGCCAGATTGTTGCTTAAAACGCAAAAGTCTTTGCCGATTTTGGCTGTTTTTCCGTGATTCATATCACTATATGATCGTTTTCAAACATGACAGTTCAGGAACAAATTATGAGCAACATTCTTATTATCAACGGGGCCAAAAAATTTGCCCATTCCAACGGCCAGCTTAACGATACCCTGACCGAGGTGGCAGACGGTTTCCTGCGCGATGCCGGTCACAACGTGAAAGTCAGCCGCGCCGATGCAGATTACGACATTAAAGCCGAAGTGGAGAAATTCCAGTGGGCTGACGTCATCATCTGGCAGATGCCTGGCTGGTGGATGGGCGCGCCCTGGACGGTGAAAAAATATATGGATGATGTCTTTACCGAAGGACACAGCACCCTGTACGCCAGCGATGGCCGCACTCGCTCCGATGCCTCGAAGAAATACGGTTCCGGCGGCCTGATGCAGGGCACCCGTTATATGCTCTCGCTGACCTGGAACGCCCCGATGGAAGCCTTTACCGACGAAGAGCAGTTCTTCCACGGCGTTGGAGTGGATGGCGTTTACCTACCGTTCCACAAGGCTAATCAGTTCCTCGGCATGGAAAGCCTGCCGACCTTTATCGCCAATGACGTCATCAAAATGCCCGATGTTCCACGTTATATCGCAGAATACCGCAAGCATCTGAGCGAAATTTTTGCTTAACTGTATCCCGGTATTCATTCCAACGTTGCAGTTGCCAGGCCGCCATAGCGCGGCCTGACGTGTGATGAATTCAGGATAAGAGCCTGTTTTGCAACACAGGCATTAAGGAGTTAATCAAACATGCTAACTATCATTGCCG
This window encodes:
- a CDS encoding NAD(P)H-dependent oxidoreductase, with product MSNILIINGAKKFAHSNGQLNDTLTEVADGFLRDAGHNVKVSRADADYDIKAEVEKFQWADVIIWQMPGWWMGAPWTVKKYMDDVFTEGHSTLYASDGRTRSDASKKYGSGGLMQGTRYMLSLTWNAPMEAFTDEEQFFHGVGVDGVYLPFHKANQFLGMESLPTFIANDVIKMPDVPRYIAEYRKHLSEIFA